One Gossypium hirsutum isolate 1008001.06 chromosome A11, Gossypium_hirsutum_v2.1, whole genome shotgun sequence genomic window carries:
- the LOC107911856 gene encoding nucleolin, whose product MPPRIVKRGAAGGGSKRTPRNTRGASKSENPPAEPAQEAVNAKEASVPVEEVVEAVKVDEKPTPEQKEVIEEENTGLNLNSNGSVSMKKENDSQESIEEYEKDERLELDDNEPEYEAEEYGGVDYDEKEMDPDEVEDEVEEVIEEEQDGEDEDIHEVEVEGDAADDEHPGEETEHADLDDATEHEERHEVVQERRKRKEFEVFVGGLDKDATEDDIRKVFNQVGEIVEVRLMMNPQTKKNKGFAFLRFATIEQAKRAYTELRNPVINGKQCGVTPSQDSDTLFLGNICKTWTKEALKEKLKHYGVDNIEDLTLVEDSNNEGMNRGFAFLEFASRSDAMDAFKRLQRRDVLFGVDRPAKVSFADSFIDPGDEIMAQVRTIFIDCLPPSWDEDRVRELLKKYGEIEKIELARNMPSADRKDYGFVTFDTHDAAVTCAKSINNTELGEGDIKAKVRARLSRPHQRGRSKNVGRDSFRSGRGSGRVVRGAWGRPDSRGFAPHGMRGISSRAPPPSLKRPVGLRDRRPLMSAPARGRPLSPPPSRSYDRRAPVMPYPKGSLKREYSQRDELPPPRSREVMDYGSRVVPDRRSTYREEYSSRNPGYFDLPRTTSRTAARRPYGDDAYAQRFERPPPSYREGRGRDYDTISGSKRPYPVMDDVPPRYADDGPMHSRARLDYEFAGGAPPYVDAYGDRLGRSNLGYGGSRSSISSQTSHGLYGSRQGMGYGGGSFSSSDVGGMYSSSGYGGDYIPRGSGVGGSSYSSMYSSRGMGGSSYMGGGGGSGSYY is encoded by the exons ATGCCTCCTAGAATAGTGAAGAGAGGAGCTGCGGGCGGTGGTTCAAAGAGAACGCCGAGGAACACTAGAGGGGCATCTAAATCCGAGAATCCACCAGCGGAGCCTGCACAAGAGGCCGTGAATGCAAAGGAGGCTTCAGTTCCAGTTGAGGAGGTCGTGGAGGCAGTTAAGGTTGATGAGAAACCAACTCCGGAACAAAAAGAGGTGATCGAGGAGGAAAACACCGGTTTAAATTTGAATTCCAATGGGTCGGTTTCGATGAAGA AAGAGAATGACTCACAGGAGTCTATTGAGGAGTATGAAAAAGATGAGAGGTTAGAATTGGATGATAATGAACCTGAATATGAAGCTGAAGAATATGGTGGGGTGGATTATGACGAGAAGGAGATGGATCCTGATGAAGTGGAAGATGAAGTAGAGGAAGTGATTGAGGAGGAGCAGGATGGTGAGGACGAAGATATTCATGAAGTTGAAGTAGAAGGTGATGCTGCCGATGATGAGCATCCTGGGGAGGAAACAGAGCATGCTGATTTGGATGATGCAACCGAGCATGAAGAGCGACATGAAGTTGTTCAAGAGAGACGCAAGCGTAAAGAGTTTGAAGTGTTTGTTGGGGGCTTAGACAAGGATGCTACCGAAGATGATATCAGGAAAGTCTTCAACCAAGTGGGTGAAATTGTTGAAGTTCGGTTGATGATGAACCCTCAAACAAAGAAGAACAAGGGCTTTGCTTTCTTGCGATTTGCAACTATAGAACAAGCAAAACGTGCATATACTGAACTTAGGAATCCCGTG ATTAATGGAAAGCAGTGTGGTGTTACCCCAAGTCAAGACAGTGACACCCTTTTTCTGGGTAATATATGCAAGACATGGACAAAGGAAGCA TTGAAAGAGAAGTTGAAACATTACGGAGTTGACAATATTGAGGACTTAACATTGGTGGAAGACAGCAACAATGAGGGAATGAATCGAGGCTTTGCATTTTTGGAATTTGCATCCCGTTCAGATGCGATGGATGCTTTTAAGCGTCTTCAACGGAGAGATGTTTTATTTGGGGTTGATAGGCCTGCAAAGGTTTCTTTTGCAGATTCCTTCATCGATCCAGGTGATGAAATCATGGCACAG GTTAGGACCATATTTATTGATTGCCTGCCTCCTTCATGGGATGAGGATCGTGTTAGAGAGCTACTGAAGAAGTATGGGGAGATTGAAAAGATTGAACTTGCCCGGAACATGCCATCTGCTGACAGGAAGGATTATGGTTTTGTCACATTTGATACTCATGATGCTGCTGTCACATGTGCTAAGAGCATTAATAATACCGAGTTGGGCGAAGGTGACATCAAG GCCAAAGTTAGAGCCAGGTTATCGAGACCACATCAAAGAGGCAGAAGTAAGAACGTCGGCCGTGATAGTTTCAGGTCTGGGCGTGGATCTGGACGAGTAGTTAGGGGTGCATGGGGTCGTCCTGATTCACGTGGTTTTGCTCCTCATGGGATGAGAGGAATTAGTAGCCGTGCCCCTCCACCTAGTCTAAAGAGGCCTGTTGGACTGAGAGATAGACGTCCTCTCATGTCTGCACCAGCTAGAGGCAGGCCTTTATCACCTCCCCCTTCTAGATCCTATGACAGAAGAGCCCCCG TTATGCCATATCCAAAGGGTAGTTTAAAGAGGGAATATAGTCAACGCGATGAGCTTCCTCCTCCAAGGAGCAGAGAAGTTATGGATTATGGATCTAGGGTTGTCCCTGATAGACGATCCACATATAGAGAAGAATATTCTTCTCGCAACCCGGGTTACTTTGATTTGCCTAGAACCACATCTCGTACTGCAGCGAGAAGACCCTATGGAGATGATGCATATGCCCAAAGATTTGAAAGACCTCCTCCTAGTTACCGTGAGGGGCGTGGCCGTGATTATGACACTATATCTGGCTCAAAAAGACCATATCCTGTTATG gatgatgtccctccacgatATGCTGATGATGGTCCGATGCATTCAAGGGCTCGTCTAGACTACGAATTTGCTGGTGGTGCTCCTCCATATGTGGATGCATATGGTGATAG GCTTGGGAGATCCAATCTAGGATACGGTGGCAGCAGGAGTTCTATATCTAGTCAGACCTCACATGGGCTATATGGCAGTCGTCAGGGTATGGGCTATGGTGGAG GTTCTTTTAGCAGCAGTGATGTTGGAGGAATGTACTCATCCTCTGGTTATGGTGGTGATTACATACCTAGGGGATCTGGT GTTGGTGGTAGCTCTTACTCATCCATGTACTCCAGTCGTGGTATGGGTGGTAGCAGTTACATGGGTGGTGGGGGTGGTTCTGGGTCATACTACTGA
- the LOC107911855 gene encoding nucleolin, whose protein sequence is MPPRTVKRGAGAGGPKRTPRSTRGASKSENPPAEPVQEAVNTKEASVPVEELVEAVKAVEKPTPEQKLVIVEKGAVEEENTGLNLNSNGSVAMKKENDSKEPIEEYGKDERLELDDNEPEYEAEEYGGVDYDEKEMDPDEVEDEVEEVIEEEQDGEEKAGDLSDYEDIHEVEVEGDADDDEDPGQEVEHADLDDATEHEERHEVVQERRKRKEFEVFVGGLDKDATEDDIRKVFNQVGEIVEVRLMMNPQTKKNKGFAFLRFATIEQAKRAYTELRNPVINGKQCGVTPSQDSDTLFLGNICKTWTKEALKEKLKHYGVDNVEDLTLVEDSNNEGMNRGFAFLEFASRSDAMDAFKRLQRRDVLFGVDRPAKVSFADSFIDPGDEIMAQVRTIFIDCLPPSWDEDRVRELLKKYGEIEKIELARNMPSADRKDYGFVTFDTHDAAVTCAKSINNTELGEGDIKAKVRARLSRPHQRGRGKNVGRDSFRSGRGSGQVVRGSWGRPDSRGFAPRGMRGISSRAPPPSLKRPVGLRDRRPLMSAPARGRPLSPPPSRSYDRRAPVMPYPKGSLKREYSQRDELPPPRSREVMDYGSRVFPDRRSTYREEYSSRNSGYFDLPRTTSRTAARRPYGDDAYAQRFERPPPSYREGRGRDYDTISGSKRPYPVMDDVPPRYADDGPRHSRARLDYELAGDAPPYVDAYGDRLGRSNLGYGGSRSSISSQDSHGLYASRQGMGYGGGSFSSSDIGGMYSSSGYGGDYMPRGSDVGGSSYSSMYSSRGMGGSSYMGGGGGSGSYY, encoded by the exons ATGCCTCCTAGAACCGTGAAGAGAGGAGCCGGGGCCGGTGGTCCAAAGAGAACGCCGAGGTCCACTAGAGGGGCATCCAAATCCGAGAATCCACCAGCGGAGCCTGTACAAGAGGCCGTGAATACAAAGGAGGCTTCAGTTCCAGTTGAGGAGCTCGTGGAGGCCGTTAAGGCCGTTGAGAAACCAACTCCGGAGCAAAAATTGGTGATCGTGGAGAAAGGGGCTGTTGAGGAGGAAAACACCGGTTTAAATTTGAATTCCAATGGGTCGGTTGCGATGAAGA AAGAGAATGACTCTAAGGAGCCTATTGAGGAGTATGGAAAAGATGAGAGGTTAGAATTGGATGATAATGAACCTGAATATGAAGCTGAAGAATATGGTGGGGTGGATTATGACGAGAAGGAGATGGATCCTGATGAAGTGGAAGATGAAGTAGAGGAAGTGATTGAGGAGGAGCAGGATGGTGAGGAGAAAGCGGGTGATCTGTCAGATTACGAAGATATTCATGAAGTTGAAGTAGAAGGTGATGCCGATGATGATGAGGATCCTGGGCAGGAAGTGGAGCATGCAGATTTGGATGATGCAACCGAGCATGAAGAGCGACATGAAGTTGTCCAAGAGAGACGTAAGCGTAAAGAGTTTGAAGTGTTTGTTGGGGGCTTAGACAAGGATGCTACGGAAGATGATATCAGGAAAGTCTTCAACCAAGTGGGTGAAATTGTTGAAGTTAGGTTGATGATGAACCCTCAAACAAAGAAGAACAAGGGCTTTGCTTTCTTGCGATTTGCAACTATAGAACAAGCAAAACGTGCATATACTGAACTTAGGAATCCCGTG ATTAATGGAAAACAGTGTGGTGTTACCCCAAGTCAAGACAGTGACACCCTTTTTCTGGGTAATATATGCAAGACATGGACAAAGGAAGCA TTGAAAGAGAAGTTGAAACATTACGGAGTTGACAATGTTGAGGACTTAACATTGGTCGAAGACAGCAACAATGAGGGAATGAATCGAGGCTTTGCATTTCTGGAATTTGCATCCCGTTCAGATGCGATGGATGCTTTTAAGCGTCTTCAACGGAGAGATGTTTTATTTGGGGTTGATAGGCCTGCAAAGGTTTCTTTTGCAGATTCCTTCATCGATCCAGGTGATGAAATCATGGCACAG GTTAGGACCATATTTATTGATTGCCTGCCTCCTTCTTGGGATGAGGATCGCGTTAGAGAGCTACTGAAGAAGTATGGGGAGATTGAAAAGATTGAACTTGCCCGGAACATGCCATCTGCTGACAGGAAGGATTATGGTTTTGTCACGTTTGATACTCATGATGCTGCTGTCACATGTGCTAAGAGCATTAATAATACCGAGTTGGGCGAAGGTGACATCAAG GCCAAAGTTAGAGCCAGGTTATCGAGACCACATCAAAGAGGCAGAGGTAAGAACGTCGGCCGTGATAGTTTCAGGTCTGGGCGCGGATCTGGACAAGTAGTTAGGGGTTCATGGGGTCGTCCTGATTCACGTGGTTTTGCTCCTCGTGGGATGAGAGGAATCAGTAGCCGTGCCCCTCCACCTAGTCTAAAGAGGCCTGTTGGACTAAGAGATAGACGTCCTCTCATGTCTGCACCAGCTAGAGGCAGGCCTTTATCACCTCCCCCTTCTAGATCCTATGACAGAAGAGCCCCTG TTATGCCATATCCAAAGGGTAGTTTAAAGAGGGAATATAGTCAACGCGATGAGCTTCCTCCTCCAAGGAGCAGAGAAGTTATGGATTATGGATCTAGGGTTTTCCCTGATAGACGATCCACATATAGAGAAGAATATTCTTCTCGCAACTCTGGTTACTTTGATTTGCCTAGAACCACATCTCGTACTGCAGCGAGAAGACCCTATGGAGATGATGCATATGCCCAAAGATTTGAAAGACCTCCTCCTAGTTACCGTGAGGGGCGTGGCCGTGATTATGACACTATTTCTGGCTCAAAAAGACCATATCCTGTTATG gatgatgtccctccacgatATGCTGATGATGGTCCGAGGCATTCAAGGGCTCGTCTAGACTACGAACTTGCTGGTGATGCTCCTCCATATGTGGATGCATATGGTGATAG GCTTGGGAGATCCAATCTAGGATACGGTGGCAGCAGGAGTTCTATATCTAGTCAGGACTCACATGGGCTCTATGCCAGTCGTCAGGGCATGGGCTACGGTGGAG GTTCTTTTAGCAGCAGTGATATTGGTGGAATGTACTCATCCTCTGGTTATGGTGGTGATTACATGCCTAGGGGATCTGAT GTTGGTGGTAGCTCCTACTCATCCATGTACTCTAGCCGCGGTATGGGTGGTAGCAGTTACATGGGTGGTGGGGGTGGTTCTGGGTCATACTACTGA